TTTTCTTTTAAGAACACTTTATATGTCCTATGATTAAGTTGCCATAATGAGAATCTTGAGCCATTCAGTTTACAATAGCGGTGGTAGTTTCTCCATCCTCTGACTATTGGAGCTAATTTTTGGGCTTTAATCTTTGCCCCATAATTCGAGTGATTGATGATGGCTTTAACCAGAAGTGTTGAACGTTGAGAAAAGTCAGAAAAAAAATGCTATTATAGATAGAATCTAGACAACTTATTCCCCTCACAATAGGGAGTTTGCCCTGATGACGAATTTTTCAAAACTCATAAAAGAGCTTCTCAAACCACTGCCTAAAAATGACTACCCCGCTTTAGATACTTTTACATTTTTGTCCTGTTGGATTGGTTTTGCTTTAGATAAAAGCATCGTCAGTATGAGGGACTTATGCAGTAGAATGGTACTTCAAGGAATTAATGTAAATTTATCCACATTTTCTAAGGCAAGCAAAATTAGAGAAACAAGTCCATTTGAGAAAGTCATTGTCGAATTAAATAAGCGTTTAGTTGCCAAAAAAGGAATAGAGAATGCGCGAGCTTTATTTCCTATTGACTCAACAATAATTAGCTTAACCAGTAAATTACTATGGTCCCAGGGATGGCATCAAGTAAAACTATTCTCTGGTCTTAATAGTATCACAACAGAGGTGGTCGGAATACTCATCCATTTTGGTCAAGGTCATGACTCAAAAGAAGGAGGAAAAACGATAGAAGCAATTCCTGTAAATGGAGTTGGAGCAATGGATAGAGGATTTGCGTCTAATCAAAGAATCACCGAATTATTAGAGAGTAGTGACAAGCATTTTGTCTTGAGAGTGAAAAATAATATTAGCCTAGAGATGCTCGAAAATGGCAAGTGTAAACTCGGAAAAGATAAAAGACAAATAGAAGTAAGAGTAGTCGCTTTTTGCGACCTAGAAAGTCAAACAGAATTTCGGCTGGCGACAGATTTACCTCTAGAAGGAG
This Microcystis wesenbergii NRERC-220 DNA region includes the following protein-coding sequences:
- a CDS encoding IS4 family transposase, with amino-acid sequence MMTNFSKLIKELLKPLPKNDYPALDTFTFLSCWIGFALDKSIVSMRDLCSRMVLQGINVNLSTFSKASKIRETSPFEKVIVELNKRLVAKKGIENARALFPIDSTIISLTSKLLWSQGWHQVKLFSGLNSITTEVVGILIHFGQGHDSKEGGKTIEAIPVNGVGAMDRGFASNQRITELLESSDKHFVLRVKNNISLEMLENGKCKLGKDKRQIEVRVVAFCDLESQTEFRLATDLPLEGEGAVSNEEVAEIYIQRWQIELLWKFLKMHLKLDNLITKNENGIRLQIYSCIIAYLILQLIDIEEGFGKSLLDKLRYLQSFMCQHISYVHWFRRIVYSI